One Nerophis lumbriciformis linkage group LG21, RoL_Nlum_v2.1, whole genome shotgun sequence DNA segment encodes these proteins:
- the LOC133620954 gene encoding ectonucleotide pyrophosphatase/phosphodiesterase family member 7: MKLQVGLIVAAAAFAAASPFRETRNKLLLISFDGFRWDYDQDVYTPNMDRLAVEGVKAKYITPPMLTMTSPSHFTTITGRWVEDHEVVHNMMFNTQTNQKVPHKETLTRSEWWDNGPLPLWITAQNQGLKTASFHFPGGGANYSGQGVNRALVEEAGYPDDNETEWRQNIDTVLSWFSQEDFHLVTLYYGEPDNVGHAKGPDHSDRKKIIRQIDRTIGYLSEAIGRHRLNDHLNVIITSDHGMTTIKKRPLVDEIVLNKYVNLLKVASFEILDYGGFGILTPRPGKEQEALEALSKAPNLTVYRKDDMPESFHLARSRRLPPVIVVADLGFNLNSRFIVYVNKGDHGYHNGEMDMKMIFRAFGPDFKKNFLSEPFDSIHIYPLMCQLLNIQPAPHNGSLQATQDMLLSGGGPQSVTVSLVTLISILVVTLL; the protein is encoded by the exons ATGAAGCTTCAGGTGGGCCTGATTGTCGCTGCGGCAGCCTTCGCCGCCGCCAGCCCCTTCAGAGAGACGAGGAACAAGCTGCTGCTGATCTCGTTCGATGGCTTCAGGTGGGACTATGACCAGGATGTGTACACGCCAAACATGGACCGGCTGGCGGTGGAAGGCGTCAAGGCCAAATACATCACGCCGCCCATGCTGACGATGACCTCGCCGTCCCACTTCACCACCATCACAG GCAGGTGGGTGGAGGACCATGAAGTCGTCCACAACATGATGTTCAACACGCAAACCAACCAGAAGGTTCCTCACAAGGAGACGCTGACCCGATCTGAGTGGTGGGACAACGGACCCCTGCCGTTGTGGATCACAGCTCAGAACCAG GGCTTGAAAACCGCCTCCTTCCACTTCCCGGGAGGCGGGGCAAACTACAGCGGGCAGGGCGTCAACCGAGCGTTGGTAGAGGAGGCGGGATATCCTGATGACAACGAGACCGAATGGCGGCAGAACATCGACACAGTGCTGAGCTGGTTCTCCCAGGAGGACTTCCACCTGGTGACTTTGTACTACGGCGAGCCCGACAACGTGGGCCACGCCAAGGGGCCAGACCACTCAGACAGGAAAAAGATCATCCGCCAGATCGACCGCACCATCGGCTACCTGAGTGAGGCTATTGGTCGCCACCGCCTGAACGACCACCTGAACGTCATCATCACGTCCGACCACGGCATGACCACCATCAAGAAACGCCCCCTGGTGGATGAGATTGTCCTCAACAAGTATGTGAACCTGCTGAAAGTGGCCAGCTTCGAGATCCTGGACTATGGTGGATTTGGCATCCTGACGCCGAGGCCCGGCAAGGAGCAGGAAGCGCTAGAGGCGCTGTCCAAGGCGCCCAACTTGACGGTGTACAGGAAGGACGACATGCCGGAAAGCTTCCACCTGGCCAGGAGTCGCCGCCTCCCTCCCGTCATCGTGGTCGCCGACCTCGGATTCAACCTTAACTCT AGATTCATCGTCTACGTCAACAAAGGCGACCACGGGTACCATAACGGCGAGATGGACATGAAGATGATCTTCAGGGCTTTTGGACCGGACTTTAAGAAGAACTTCCTGTCCGAGCCCTTTGACAGCATCCACATCTACCCACTCATGTGTCAGCTGCTCAACATCCAACCGGCGCCGCACAACGGGTCGCTGCAGGCCACCCAGGACATGTTGCTGAGTGGCG GAGGACCTCAAAGCGTAACGGTGTCCCTGGTGACGCTCATCTCCATACTCGTCGTCACGCTCCTCTAA
- the LOC133620959 gene encoding transmembrane protein 116-like isoform X3, with product MDQMLSYQNSTGPHDWTQIQQLVQWAQMLMALLSALGSASIIACMASQRPDGSTAERQAPLLLAASDLLLALCWLLGGALGSQHCLVRHHLHMARQVVCMASFFYTLNYVWSVYANLRLRFSFGPQQHLGQRVPAAKMTALLCGVLPVILMAPVFIRGSVGQCTANCSDLYRDPLMLPVAARQPVRACLVLRIYSGAIFLAAFFLTLVGMMMIMGKARHVYRRVVMSYGYLGNQQRASFRSLDFRMLAFPLVFALCWGPGQFVVFVYFFVCWWGKKSSCDLSAACLVMMSSRNASSAAAVVYVIQAFTSPSQGVFHSVLLACARTRGRGRLAWRDADTQTPLLRAQKRNYRTWQ from the exons ATGGATCAAATGCTCTCATACCAGAACTCCACTGGACCACATGACTGGACCCAG ATCCAGCAATTGGTCCAGTGGGCCCAGATGCTCATGGCTCTGCTCAG CGCGCTAGGCTCCGCCTCCATCATCGCCTGCATGGCGTCACAGCGACCAGACGGGAGCACCGCTGAG CGGCAGGCGCCGCTGCTGCTTGCTGCCTCCGACCTGCTGCTCGCCCTCTGCTGGCTGCTAGGGGGCGCCCTGGGGTCTCAGCACTGCCTTGTCCGGCACCACCTGCACATGGCCCGGCAG gttgtGTGCATGGCGTCCTTCTTCTACACACTTAACTACGTGTGGAGCGTCTACGCCAACCTGCGCCTCAGGTTCTCCTTCGGCCCACAGCAACACCTTGGACAG AGAGTCCCGGCTGCCAAGATGACGGCGCTGCTTTGTGG CGTGCTTCCGGTGATCCTGATGGCGCCCGTGTTCATCCGAGGAAGCGTGGGCCAGTGCACTGCCAACTGCAGCGACTTGTACAG GGATCCGCTGATGCTTCCTGTCGCCGCTCGGCAGCCGGTCAGAGCCTGCCTCGTGCTGCGCATCTACTCCGGCGCCATCTTCCTCGCCGCGTTCTTCCTTACGTTGGTTGGCATGATG ATGATCATGGGAAAAGCTCGTCATGTTTACCGGCGAGTCGTGATGTCATATGGTTACCTTGGCAACCAGCAGCGGGCCTCCTTTCGTTCGCTGGACTTTCGGATGCTGGCGTTCCCGCTCGTCTTCGCCCTCTGCTGGGGACCCGGTCAGTTTgtcgtttttgtttatttttttgtgtgttggtGGGGAAAAAAAAGCTCATGTGATCTTTCAGCGGCGTGTCTGGTGATGATGTCATCGAGGAACGCGAGCTCGGCCGCTGCGGTCGTCTACGTCATTCAG GCCTTCACGTCGCCGTCCCAGGGCGTCTTCCATAGCGTGCTGCTGGCGTGCGCCCGCACACGGGGGAGGGGCCGGCTGGCGTGGCGGGACGCCGACACTCAGACGCCGTTGCTGCGAGCGCAGAAGAGAAACTACCGCACCTGGCAGTGA
- the LOC133620959 gene encoding transmembrane protein 116-like isoform X2, with protein sequence MDQMLSYQNSTGPHDWTQIQQLVQWAQMLMALLSALGSASIIACMASQRPDGSTAERQAPLLLAASDLLLALCWLLGGALGSQHCLVRHHLHMARQVVCMASFFYTLNYVWSVYANLRLRFSFGPQQHLGQRVPAAKMTALLCGVLPVILMAPVFIRGSVGQCTANCSDLYRDPLMLPVAARQPVRACLVLRIYSGAIFLAAFFLTLVGMMMIMGKARHVYRRVVMSYGYLGNQQRASFRSLDFRMLAFPLVFALCWGPAACLVMMSSRNASSAAAVVYVIQVGDLRRRVSSKGARGQRSRVFVRQAFTSPSQGVFHSVLLACARTRGRGRLAWRDADTQTPLLRAQKRNYRTWQ encoded by the exons ATGGATCAAATGCTCTCATACCAGAACTCCACTGGACCACATGACTGGACCCAG ATCCAGCAATTGGTCCAGTGGGCCCAGATGCTCATGGCTCTGCTCAG CGCGCTAGGCTCCGCCTCCATCATCGCCTGCATGGCGTCACAGCGACCAGACGGGAGCACCGCTGAG CGGCAGGCGCCGCTGCTGCTTGCTGCCTCCGACCTGCTGCTCGCCCTCTGCTGGCTGCTAGGGGGCGCCCTGGGGTCTCAGCACTGCCTTGTCCGGCACCACCTGCACATGGCCCGGCAG gttgtGTGCATGGCGTCCTTCTTCTACACACTTAACTACGTGTGGAGCGTCTACGCCAACCTGCGCCTCAGGTTCTCCTTCGGCCCACAGCAACACCTTGGACAG AGAGTCCCGGCTGCCAAGATGACGGCGCTGCTTTGTGG CGTGCTTCCGGTGATCCTGATGGCGCCCGTGTTCATCCGAGGAAGCGTGGGCCAGTGCACTGCCAACTGCAGCGACTTGTACAG GGATCCGCTGATGCTTCCTGTCGCCGCTCGGCAGCCGGTCAGAGCCTGCCTCGTGCTGCGCATCTACTCCGGCGCCATCTTCCTCGCCGCGTTCTTCCTTACGTTGGTTGGCATGATG ATGATCATGGGAAAAGCTCGTCATGTTTACCGGCGAGTCGTGATGTCATATGGTTACCTTGGCAACCAGCAGCGGGCCTCCTTTCGTTCGCTGGACTTTCGGATGCTGGCGTTCCCGCTCGTCTTCGCCCTCTGCTGGGGACCCG CGGCGTGTCTGGTGATGATGTCATCGAGGAACGCGAGCTCGGCCGCTGCGGTCGTCTACGTCATTCAGGTGGGTGATTTGCGACGTCGCGTTTCTTCGAAGGGGGCCCGGGGTCAGAGGTCACGTGTGTTTGTGCGTCAGGCCTTCACGTCGCCGTCCCAGGGCGTCTTCCATAGCGTGCTGCTGGCGTGCGCCCGCACACGGGGGAGGGGCCGGCTGGCGTGGCGGGACGCCGACACTCAGACGCCGTTGCTGCGAGCGCAGAAGAGAAACTACCGCACCTGGCAGTGA
- the LOC133620959 gene encoding transmembrane protein 116-like isoform X1: MDQMLSYQNSTGPHDWTQIQQLVQWAQMLMALLSALGSASIIACMASQRPDGSTAERQAPLLLAASDLLLALCWLLGGALGSQHCLVRHHLHMARQVVCMASFFYTLNYVWSVYANLRLRFSFGPQQHLGQRVPAAKMTALLCGVLPVILMAPVFIRGSVGQCTANCSDLYRDPLMLPVAARQPVRACLVLRIYSGAIFLAAFFLTLVGMMMIMGKARHVYRRVVMSYGYLGNQQRASFRSLDFRMLAFPLVFALCWGPGQFVVFVYFFVCWWGKKSSCDLSAACLVMMSSRNASSAAAVVYVIQVGDLRRRVSSKGARGQRSRVFVRQAFTSPSQGVFHSVLLACARTRGRGRLAWRDADTQTPLLRAQKRNYRTWQ, encoded by the exons ATGGATCAAATGCTCTCATACCAGAACTCCACTGGACCACATGACTGGACCCAG ATCCAGCAATTGGTCCAGTGGGCCCAGATGCTCATGGCTCTGCTCAG CGCGCTAGGCTCCGCCTCCATCATCGCCTGCATGGCGTCACAGCGACCAGACGGGAGCACCGCTGAG CGGCAGGCGCCGCTGCTGCTTGCTGCCTCCGACCTGCTGCTCGCCCTCTGCTGGCTGCTAGGGGGCGCCCTGGGGTCTCAGCACTGCCTTGTCCGGCACCACCTGCACATGGCCCGGCAG gttgtGTGCATGGCGTCCTTCTTCTACACACTTAACTACGTGTGGAGCGTCTACGCCAACCTGCGCCTCAGGTTCTCCTTCGGCCCACAGCAACACCTTGGACAG AGAGTCCCGGCTGCCAAGATGACGGCGCTGCTTTGTGG CGTGCTTCCGGTGATCCTGATGGCGCCCGTGTTCATCCGAGGAAGCGTGGGCCAGTGCACTGCCAACTGCAGCGACTTGTACAG GGATCCGCTGATGCTTCCTGTCGCCGCTCGGCAGCCGGTCAGAGCCTGCCTCGTGCTGCGCATCTACTCCGGCGCCATCTTCCTCGCCGCGTTCTTCCTTACGTTGGTTGGCATGATG ATGATCATGGGAAAAGCTCGTCATGTTTACCGGCGAGTCGTGATGTCATATGGTTACCTTGGCAACCAGCAGCGGGCCTCCTTTCGTTCGCTGGACTTTCGGATGCTGGCGTTCCCGCTCGTCTTCGCCCTCTGCTGGGGACCCGGTCAGTTTgtcgtttttgtttatttttttgtgtgttggtGGGGAAAAAAAAGCTCATGTGATCTTTCAGCGGCGTGTCTGGTGATGATGTCATCGAGGAACGCGAGCTCGGCCGCTGCGGTCGTCTACGTCATTCAGGTGGGTGATTTGCGACGTCGCGTTTCTTCGAAGGGGGCCCGGGGTCAGAGGTCACGTGTGTTTGTGCGTCAGGCCTTCACGTCGCCGTCCCAGGGCGTCTTCCATAGCGTGCTGCTGGCGTGCGCCCGCACACGGGGGAGGGGCCGGCTGGCGTGGCGGGACGCCGACACTCAGACGCCGTTGCTGCGAGCGCAGAAGAGAAACTACCGCACCTGGCAGTGA
- the LOC133620959 gene encoding transmembrane protein 116-like isoform X6 — MIYFYDRDPSGFPRPNLRGALKRVPAAKMTALLCGVLPVILMAPVFIRGSVGQCTANCSDLYRDPLMLPVAARQPVRACLVLRIYSGAIFLAAFFLTLVGMMMIMGKARHVYRRVVMSYGYLGNQQRASFRSLDFRMLAFPLVFALCWGPGQFVVFVYFFVCWWGKKSSCDLSAACLVMMSSRNASSAAAVVYVIQVGDLRRRVSSKGARGQRSRVFVRQAFTSPSQGVFHSVLLACARTRGRGRLAWRDADTQTPLLRAQKRNYRTWQ; from the exons atgatttatttttatgacCGAGACCCTTCCGGGTTCCcacgaccaaacttgaggggagccctaaag AGAGTCCCGGCTGCCAAGATGACGGCGCTGCTTTGTGG CGTGCTTCCGGTGATCCTGATGGCGCCCGTGTTCATCCGAGGAAGCGTGGGCCAGTGCACTGCCAACTGCAGCGACTTGTACAG GGATCCGCTGATGCTTCCTGTCGCCGCTCGGCAGCCGGTCAGAGCCTGCCTCGTGCTGCGCATCTACTCCGGCGCCATCTTCCTCGCCGCGTTCTTCCTTACGTTGGTTGGCATGATG ATGATCATGGGAAAAGCTCGTCATGTTTACCGGCGAGTCGTGATGTCATATGGTTACCTTGGCAACCAGCAGCGGGCCTCCTTTCGTTCGCTGGACTTTCGGATGCTGGCGTTCCCGCTCGTCTTCGCCCTCTGCTGGGGACCCGGTCAGTTTgtcgtttttgtttatttttttgtgtgttggtGGGGAAAAAAAAGCTCATGTGATCTTTCAGCGGCGTGTCTGGTGATGATGTCATCGAGGAACGCGAGCTCGGCCGCTGCGGTCGTCTACGTCATTCAGGTGGGTGATTTGCGACGTCGCGTTTCTTCGAAGGGGGCCCGGGGTCAGAGGTCACGTGTGTTTGTGCGTCAGGCCTTCACGTCGCCGTCCCAGGGCGTCTTCCATAGCGTGCTGCTGGCGTGCGCCCGCACACGGGGGAGGGGCCGGCTGGCGTGGCGGGACGCCGACACTCAGACGCCGTTGCTGCGAGCGCAGAAGAGAAACTACCGCACCTGGCAGTGA
- the LOC133620958 gene encoding uncharacterized protein, whose amino-acid sequence MNDVKIEQNATEGDEPPLPKASAGASKRRHRCSLCDRDFSCPSRLSDHMAAHAGEKPHACPVCGKRFSKKVNVKAHQRVHTGEKPYSCPDCGVSYSQPGCLRRHRLRHAPEKQHLCGVCGRGFLQRRYLLQHQRSHTGERPFACPLCPKRFASTGGLSEHRHSHAADARYSCHLCRKVFSTASAFRDHATLHTGRKSHPCSLCSRSFNRPGLLRKHLLKHLQLAVPSDGGEEVELSQEPPSLPGSGKKRRKMLHVCDVCGRSFTRPYKLKEHLEVHGAQKLHDCSHCGKSFANATNLKAHQKIHTLDRPHSCSVCSKRFLRPYELRKHMRIHVRHSLLDAAAASSAPKQPDSPAGVPVETASLPAEDLQRQHLPGNLSSEDAVKEDDDEGRVSGLINSDGEEEDWSSAVAPEGDAEVQSDEDKRRHVCPVCARDCFKASALLKHLRVHSGERPFQCATCKKSFTQQVHLKEHRRIHTGEKPFSCEQCDKSFTFSSALRRHQRLHADTRPYACSDCPKTFKQPSALKSHQLVHSDVRHQCPVCNKSFSRTLELRYHVDVHAAGRPYMCRVCMKDLSGARAFRKHMKRHQAASSPPQTSTSASLG is encoded by the exons ATGAATGACGTCAAAATAGAACAAAATGCTACTGAAG GAGATGAGCCGCCGCTGCCCAAGGCAAGCGCGGGGGCGTCCAAGCGGCGCCACCGCTGCTCGCTGTGCGACCGAGACTTCTCGTGTCCGTCCCGCCTGTCTGACCACATGGCGGCGCACGCCGGTGAGAAGCCGCACGCGTGTCCCGTGTGCGGCAAGCGCTTTAGCAAGAAGGTCAACGTGAAGGCCCACCAGCGGGTGCACACGGGCGAGAAGCCGTACTCGTGCCCCGACTGCGGCGTCAGCTACTCTCAGCCGGGCTGCCTGCGCCGCCATCGCCTGCGCCACGCCCCGGAGAAGCAGCACCTCTGCGGGGTGTGTGGGCGGGGCTTCCTGCAGCGCCGCTACCTGCTGCAGCACCAGCGCTCGCACACGGGCGAGCGACCCTTCGCCTGCCCGCTCTGCCCCAAGCGCTTCGCCTCCACTGGCGGCCTGTCGGAACACCGCCACTCGCATGCGGCGGACGCCCGTTACTCGTGCCACTTGTGCCGCAAGGTGTTCTCCACGGCATCGGCCTTCCGCGACCACGCCACGCTTCACACGGGCCGCAAGTCACACCCCTGCTCGCTGTGCAGCAGGAGCTTCAACAGACCCGGCCTGCTCAGGAAGCACCTGCTCAAACACCTGCAGCTCGCCGTG CCGTCTGACGGCGGCGAGGAAGTGGAGCTCTCGCAGGAACCGCCTTCGTTGCCAG GAAgcgggaagaagaggaggaagatgCTCCACGTGTGTGACGTGTGTGGGCGGAGCTTCACCAGACCCTACAAGCTGAAGGAGCACCTGGAGGTTCACGGGGCCCAGAAGCTGCACGACTGCTCGCACTGCGGGAAGTCGTTCGCCAACGCCACCAACCTGAAAGCTCACCAGAAGATCCACACGCTTGACAGGCCGCACTCTTGCAGCGTCTGCTCCAAGCGCTTCCTGCGGCCCTACGAGCTGCGCAAGCACATGAGGATCCATGTCCGCCATAGCCTGTTGGACGCCGCCGCCGCAAGCTCCGCCCCCAAACAGCCTGATAGTCCGGCAGGTGTGCCGGTAGAGACGGCGTCACTTCCTGCGGAAGACCTGCAGCGCCAG CATCTGCCTGGTAACCTTAGCAGCGAGGATGCTGTGAAGGAGGACGACGACGAAGGACGTGTTAGCGGTCTGATTAATTCTGATGGTGAAGAAGAAGACTGGAGCTCCGCTGTGGCAC CAGAGGGCGACGCAGAGGTGCAGTCAGACGAGGACAAGCGCAGGCACGTCTGCCCTGTCTGCGCTCGTGACTGCTTCAAGGCGTCGGCGCTGCTTAAGCACCTGCGCGTTCACTCGGGCGAGCGTCCCTTCCAGTGCGCCACCTGCAAGAAGAGCTTCACGCAGCAGGTGCATCTCAAGGAGCACCGGCGGATCCACACGGGCGAGAAGCCGTTCTCGTGCGAGCAGTGCGACAAGAGCTTCACCTTCTCCAGCGCTCTGCGCCGCCACCAGCGGCTGCACGCTGACACGCGACCGTACGCATGCAGCGATTGCCCCAAGACCTTCAAGCAGCCCAGCGCGCTCAAGAGCCACCAGCTCGTCCACTCGGACGTGCGCCATCAGTGTCCCGTGTGCAACAAGAGCTTCAGCCGCACGCTGGAACTCCGCTACCACGTGGACGTGCACGCTGCCGGCCGCCCGTACATGTGCCGCGTCTGCATGAAAGACCTGAGCGGCGCCCGAGCTTTCCGCAAGCACATGAAGCGGCACCAGGCCGCCAGCTCGCCGCCTCAGACGAGCACTTCCGCTTCGCTAGGCTAA
- the LOC133620959 gene encoding transmembrane protein 116-like isoform X4 → MDQMLSYQNSTGPHDWTQIQQLVQWAQMLMALLSALGSASIIACMASQRPDGSTAERQAPLLLAASDLLLALCWLLGGALGSQHCLVRHHLHMARQVVCMASFFYTLNYVWSVYANLRLRFSFGPQQHLGQRVPAAKMTALLCGVLPVILMAPVFIRGSVGQCTANCSDLYRDPLMLPVAARQPVRACLVLRIYSGAIFLAAFFLTLVGMMMIMGKARHVYRRVVMSYGYLGNQQRASFRSLDFRMLAFPLVFALCWGPAACLVMMSSRNASSAAAVVYVIQRSRVFVRQAFTSPSQGVFHSVLLACARTRGRGRLAWRDADTQTPLLRAQKRNYRTWQ, encoded by the exons ATGGATCAAATGCTCTCATACCAGAACTCCACTGGACCACATGACTGGACCCAG ATCCAGCAATTGGTCCAGTGGGCCCAGATGCTCATGGCTCTGCTCAG CGCGCTAGGCTCCGCCTCCATCATCGCCTGCATGGCGTCACAGCGACCAGACGGGAGCACCGCTGAG CGGCAGGCGCCGCTGCTGCTTGCTGCCTCCGACCTGCTGCTCGCCCTCTGCTGGCTGCTAGGGGGCGCCCTGGGGTCTCAGCACTGCCTTGTCCGGCACCACCTGCACATGGCCCGGCAG gttgtGTGCATGGCGTCCTTCTTCTACACACTTAACTACGTGTGGAGCGTCTACGCCAACCTGCGCCTCAGGTTCTCCTTCGGCCCACAGCAACACCTTGGACAG AGAGTCCCGGCTGCCAAGATGACGGCGCTGCTTTGTGG CGTGCTTCCGGTGATCCTGATGGCGCCCGTGTTCATCCGAGGAAGCGTGGGCCAGTGCACTGCCAACTGCAGCGACTTGTACAG GGATCCGCTGATGCTTCCTGTCGCCGCTCGGCAGCCGGTCAGAGCCTGCCTCGTGCTGCGCATCTACTCCGGCGCCATCTTCCTCGCCGCGTTCTTCCTTACGTTGGTTGGCATGATG ATGATCATGGGAAAAGCTCGTCATGTTTACCGGCGAGTCGTGATGTCATATGGTTACCTTGGCAACCAGCAGCGGGCCTCCTTTCGTTCGCTGGACTTTCGGATGCTGGCGTTCCCGCTCGTCTTCGCCCTCTGCTGGGGACCCG CGGCGTGTCTGGTGATGATGTCATCGAGGAACGCGAGCTCGGCCGCTGCGGTCGTCTACGTCATTCAG AGGTCACGTGTGTTTGTGCGTCAGGCCTTCACGTCGCCGTCCCAGGGCGTCTTCCATAGCGTGCTGCTGGCGTGCGCCCGCACACGGGGGAGGGGCCGGCTGGCGTGGCGGGACGCCGACACTCAGACGCCGTTGCTGCGAGCGCAGAAGAGAAACTACCGCACCTGGCAGTGA
- the mrps12 gene encoding small ribosomal subunit protein uS12m — protein sequence MSLLQSVRPALTTLFQVYQHTCVWTRPLLSHTMATLNQMHRAGKPKVRPKTLGATFGRPQLKAVILKTMIRKPKKPNSANRKCARVRLSNGKEAVAFIPGEGHNLQEHNVVLVEGGRTQDLPGVKLTVVRGKYDCAHVIKKKQ from the exons ATGTCGCTGTTACAAAGTGTAAGACCTGCTCTCACGACGCTTTTTCAAG TGTACCAGCACACCTGCGTGTGGACACGCCCCCTGCTCTCCCACACCATGGCAACCCTCAACCAGATGCACCGTGCAGGCAAACCCAAAGTGCGTCCCAAGACCCTCGGCGCCACCTTTGGGCGTCCGCAGTTGAAGGCGGTCATCCTGAAGACCATGATCAGGAAACCCAAGAAGCCCAACTCCGCAAACAGGAAGTGCGCCCGCGTGCGTCTGTCCAATGGCAAAGAGGCGGTGGCGTTCATCCCAGGGGAGGGGCACAATCTGCAGGAGCACAATGTGGTCCTGGTGGAGGGGGGCCGCACGCAAGACCTTCCTGGCGTCAAGCTGACGGTGGTCCGGGGCAAGTACGACTGTGCCCACGTGATCAAGAAGAAACAATAG
- the LOC133620959 gene encoding transmembrane protein 116-like isoform X5 has protein sequence MDQMLSYQNSTGPHDWTQIQQLVQWAQMLMALLSALGSASIIACMASQRPDGSTAERQAPLLLAASDLLLALCWLLGGALGSQHCLVRHHLHMARQVVCMASFFYTLNYVWSVYANLRLRFSFGPQQHLGQRVPAAKMTALLCGVLPVILMAPVFIRGSVGQCTANCSDLYRDPLMLPVAARQPVRACLVLRIYSGAIFLAAFFLTLVGMMMIMGKARHVYRRVVMSYGYLGNQQRASFRSLDFRMLAFPLVFALCWGPAACLVMMSSRNASSAAAVVYVIQAFTSPSQGVFHSVLLACARTRGRGRLAWRDADTQTPLLRAQKRNYRTWQ, from the exons ATGGATCAAATGCTCTCATACCAGAACTCCACTGGACCACATGACTGGACCCAG ATCCAGCAATTGGTCCAGTGGGCCCAGATGCTCATGGCTCTGCTCAG CGCGCTAGGCTCCGCCTCCATCATCGCCTGCATGGCGTCACAGCGACCAGACGGGAGCACCGCTGAG CGGCAGGCGCCGCTGCTGCTTGCTGCCTCCGACCTGCTGCTCGCCCTCTGCTGGCTGCTAGGGGGCGCCCTGGGGTCTCAGCACTGCCTTGTCCGGCACCACCTGCACATGGCCCGGCAG gttgtGTGCATGGCGTCCTTCTTCTACACACTTAACTACGTGTGGAGCGTCTACGCCAACCTGCGCCTCAGGTTCTCCTTCGGCCCACAGCAACACCTTGGACAG AGAGTCCCGGCTGCCAAGATGACGGCGCTGCTTTGTGG CGTGCTTCCGGTGATCCTGATGGCGCCCGTGTTCATCCGAGGAAGCGTGGGCCAGTGCACTGCCAACTGCAGCGACTTGTACAG GGATCCGCTGATGCTTCCTGTCGCCGCTCGGCAGCCGGTCAGAGCCTGCCTCGTGCTGCGCATCTACTCCGGCGCCATCTTCCTCGCCGCGTTCTTCCTTACGTTGGTTGGCATGATG ATGATCATGGGAAAAGCTCGTCATGTTTACCGGCGAGTCGTGATGTCATATGGTTACCTTGGCAACCAGCAGCGGGCCTCCTTTCGTTCGCTGGACTTTCGGATGCTGGCGTTCCCGCTCGTCTTCGCCCTCTGCTGGGGACCCG CGGCGTGTCTGGTGATGATGTCATCGAGGAACGCGAGCTCGGCCGCTGCGGTCGTCTACGTCATTCAG GCCTTCACGTCGCCGTCCCAGGGCGTCTTCCATAGCGTGCTGCTGGCGTGCGCCCGCACACGGGGGAGGGGCCGGCTGGCGTGGCGGGACGCCGACACTCAGACGCCGTTGCTGCGAGCGCAGAAGAGAAACTACCGCACCTGGCAGTGA